In the Flagellimonas sp. HMM57 genome, one interval contains:
- a CDS encoding AraC family transcriptional regulator, which produces MLNCAIAEGMSRNEFKNWPTPIEEAEKLQVISAEEFLTAHELLDDKLGPGFGVRVGQQMIIEDYGVLGLSWRTCSRVGEIFERSERYFKLLSNTFVWQIKEEGNVSHVLLNREAHRRGMELSTEASLSATVVVLQAMSEKDILPTQVSFKHNAPKDLTSFNAAFKCPIHFNQPSYSISYKTADLNLRTAKADASINNYLLQQVDENTKGIKIPGNTFVRDVESLIKDALPTGIPGIQDISALLAMSNRTLTRKLSEAGVTYRDLIRKTQEHLSKEMLLDDVHSIGEIAFLTGFSEQSTFNRAFKKWTNQTPSEFRKIAKNSILAQNVKRLS; this is translated from the coding sequence ATGCTCAATTGTGCTATAGCAGAAGGTATGTCCAGAAATGAATTTAAAAATTGGCCTACTCCAATTGAAGAAGCTGAAAAATTACAGGTCATCTCAGCAGAAGAGTTTTTAACTGCGCACGAATTACTCGATGATAAACTTGGCCCTGGTTTTGGGGTTCGTGTAGGTCAGCAAATGATTATTGAAGATTATGGCGTTTTAGGGCTTTCCTGGCGTACTTGTTCAAGAGTTGGTGAGATTTTTGAACGTAGTGAACGCTATTTTAAATTGCTCTCAAATACCTTTGTATGGCAAATCAAAGAAGAAGGAAACGTTTCTCACGTACTACTTAATAGAGAAGCCCATAGAAGAGGAATGGAATTATCAACTGAGGCAAGTTTATCTGCTACTGTTGTGGTATTGCAAGCCATGTCCGAAAAAGATATTTTACCAACCCAAGTTAGTTTTAAGCACAACGCACCCAAAGATTTGACTAGCTTTAATGCCGCTTTTAAGTGCCCTATACACTTTAATCAGCCGTCCTATTCCATAAGTTATAAAACAGCTGATTTAAATCTGAGAACTGCCAAAGCAGATGCAAGTATCAATAACTACTTGCTGCAACAAGTAGATGAAAATACAAAAGGAATTAAAATACCGGGCAATACATTTGTCCGCGATGTTGAATCGTTAATTAAAGATGCCCTTCCAACAGGTATACCGGGAATTCAAGATATAAGCGCCCTTTTGGCAATGAGCAATAGAACACTTACCAGAAAACTTTCTGAAGCAGGTGTGACCTATCGGGATTTAATTAGAAAAACTCAAGAACATCTCTCTAAGGAAATGTTACTTGATGATGTACATAGCATTGGCGAGATTGCCTTCTTAACGGGGTTTTCAGAACAAAGTACATTTAATCGTGCATTCAAGAAATGGACCAACCAAACTCCATCAGAATTTAGAAAAATAGCTAAAAACTCCATTTTGGCGCAAAATGTCAAAAGGTTGTCCTGA
- a CDS encoding acyl-CoA thioesterase, which yields MRFHTRKWVKPEDLNANGTLFGGKLLAWIDEEAALYSIVQLESKKVVTKYISEINFMSTAEKGDIVEIGIEVIKFGTTSISLNCEVRNKMTHESIVTVDNIIMVNLDEKGNPKPHGKTKIEYVKDRLAKREKEES from the coding sequence ATGAGATTTCATACAAGAAAATGGGTCAAACCCGAAGATTTAAATGCCAATGGAACTTTGTTTGGCGGTAAGTTACTTGCTTGGATAGATGAAGAGGCCGCATTGTACAGTATTGTTCAATTAGAAAGTAAAAAAGTAGTGACCAAATATATTTCCGAAATCAATTTTATGAGCACCGCAGAAAAGGGCGACATCGTTGAAATTGGTATAGAGGTCATAAAATTTGGGACTACATCCATCTCACTGAACTGTGAGGTGCGCAATAAGATGACCCACGAAAGTATTGTTACCGTTGATAATATCATTATGGTTAATCTGGATGAAAAAGGGAATCCAAAGCCACACGGAAAAACGAAAATCGAATACGTAAAAGACAGGCTCGCAAAGCGCGAAAAAGAAGAATCTTAG
- a CDS encoding NmrA family NAD(P)-binding protein, translating into MKQNILVIGGTGKTGRRVAENLTQSGHNVRVVGRKTNPAFDWENPETYSAALKDMDRAYIVYYPDLAVPGSRDAISTLTKKALEAGLEKVVLLSGKGETEAEACEEIVANSGLNYTLVRASWFNQNFSEGAFLEFVLDGAVALPMPEAEIPFVDVDDIADVVSKVILDDSYNGQTITVTGPQKRTFKEVVEIMAEASDKQIQFIPISIDEFKEGMRKAGLPDSYVWLFGYLFQEVLGNPKNQEISNDVAKVLGRPAKDFETYATKTAASGVWNQSVANTL; encoded by the coding sequence ATGAAACAAAACATTTTAGTTATCGGAGGCACTGGAAAAACTGGTCGTAGAGTTGCAGAAAACTTAACACAATCTGGACATAACGTACGGGTTGTTGGGAGAAAAACGAACCCGGCTTTTGATTGGGAAAATCCAGAAACCTATAGTGCCGCTTTAAAAGATATGGATAGAGCTTACATTGTATATTATCCTGATTTGGCTGTCCCAGGCTCAAGAGATGCGATCAGCACACTTACTAAAAAGGCATTAGAGGCAGGTTTAGAAAAAGTAGTATTACTCTCTGGTAAAGGTGAAACTGAAGCTGAAGCTTGTGAGGAAATTGTGGCCAATTCTGGATTAAACTATACCTTGGTAAGAGCGTCATGGTTTAATCAGAATTTTAGTGAAGGTGCCTTTTTAGAATTTGTATTAGATGGTGCGGTCGCACTGCCCATGCCAGAGGCCGAAATTCCATTTGTGGATGTAGATGATATTGCTGACGTAGTTTCGAAAGTTATTTTGGATGATTCGTATAATGGACAAACCATAACCGTTACCGGGCCTCAAAAGCGAACCTTTAAGGAGGTCGTTGAAATTATGGCAGAAGCTTCTGATAAACAGATTCAATTTATACCCATTTCTATTGACGAATTTAAGGAAGGTATGCGAAAGGCAGGATTACCTGATTCTTACGTTTGGCTATTCGGTTATTTATTCCAAGAAGTATTGGGGAATCCTAAGAACCAAGAGATCTCTAATGATGTTGCCAAAGTTTTAGGTAGACCTGCTAAAGATTTTGAAACATATGCAACAAAAACAGCAGCATCTGGTGTTTGGAATCAAAGTGTTGCGAATACTTTATAA
- a CDS encoding alpha/beta fold hydrolase codes for MDSTAQNAEFIRNGAHTLSLKAYSNRASETIMLLHGGPGVPDDMLEIVEVLKNDFRVITFEQRGVGQSVCNACGYAMEDYISDIDAISENLKIDRFHLFGHSWGGLYAQIYAEARPKKIRSLFLCSPSSGTNETWKKTEKEVMEFNKKSTSKKEWIQMGWNSVLGMLGSDSAYQKLFKQVLKNYHSAYGEVKIEEAFFNKIHAEPINKTTKEIVNYRPLSIFNNPNYPILITYGKTDIYGNSKNELLKRFPTAKVELIEKSGHIPWKHNPTEFNRIVNEFYLA; via the coding sequence ATGGATTCAACAGCACAAAACGCAGAGTTTATAAGAAATGGAGCACACACATTAAGCTTAAAAGCATATTCAAATAGAGCTTCTGAAACAATTATGTTACTTCATGGAGGGCCAGGAGTTCCTGATGATATGTTGGAAATAGTTGAAGTACTTAAAAATGATTTTCGGGTAATAACTTTTGAGCAAAGAGGAGTTGGACAATCGGTATGTAATGCGTGTGGATATGCTATGGAAGATTACATTTCGGATATTGACGCCATTAGTGAAAACTTAAAAATAGACAGATTTCATCTGTTTGGACATTCATGGGGCGGTCTATATGCCCAGATATATGCAGAAGCAAGACCTAAGAAAATTAGAAGCTTATTTCTCTGTAGCCCAAGTTCCGGTACGAATGAAACATGGAAAAAGACTGAAAAGGAAGTCATGGAATTCAATAAGAAGAGTACATCCAAAAAAGAATGGATACAAATGGGCTGGAATTCGGTATTAGGAATGTTGGGAAGTGATAGCGCATATCAAAAGCTTTTTAAACAAGTGCTTAAAAACTACCATAGCGCGTATGGTGAAGTGAAAATTGAAGAAGCTTTTTTTAATAAAATACATGCAGAGCCAATTAACAAGACTACAAAAGAAATCGTGAACTATAGGCCACTGTCAATATTCAACAATCCAAATTATCCGATACTAATAACCTATGGGAAAACTGATATTTATGGAAATAGCAAAAATGAACTTCTAAAAAGATTTCCAACAGCTAAAGTTGAACTTATAGAAAAGAGCGGGCATATACCTTGGAAACATAACCCAACTGAATTTAACAGGATAGTAAATGAGTTCTATCTGGCATAA
- a CDS encoding DUF72 domain-containing protein — translation MKFGKVDHPELIDFTIPNNHPDTEVLLSNTPKSKKTDIYVGCAKWNRQDLKNFYPRGTKDELAYYSSQFNCIELNATFYRIFPAEQYQKWYDKTPEGFKFFPKMTNEVSHLRRLNDKVYDIVDRYLEVTAQLKDKLGTIFLQMHNNFGPKNWDRIVQFVNYWPKEFPLAMEFRHTDWFTDEKVAQELYHLLEENNIANVLVDTAGRRDIMHMRLTNNEAFIRYVGANHASDYNRLDDWVNKLADWKAKGLQNIHFFVHQNLELESPLLSAYFIEKLNQRLGCDLTIPKTAKLPQKNLFD, via the coding sequence ATGAAATTCGGAAAAGTAGACCATCCTGAATTAATAGATTTTACCATTCCCAATAATCACCCAGATACGGAAGTATTGCTTTCAAATACCCCTAAAAGCAAAAAAACCGATATCTATGTGGGCTGTGCCAAATGGAACAGACAGGACTTAAAAAACTTTTACCCAAGGGGTACCAAAGATGAACTTGCCTATTACTCGTCTCAATTTAATTGCATTGAATTAAATGCCACGTTCTACAGAATTTTTCCGGCTGAACAGTACCAAAAATGGTATGATAAAACCCCAGAGGGTTTCAAGTTCTTTCCTAAAATGACCAATGAAGTGAGCCATCTAAGAAGATTGAACGACAAAGTGTATGACATTGTTGATAGATATTTGGAAGTCACAGCACAATTAAAGGATAAACTGGGTACTATTTTCTTGCAGATGCACAATAACTTTGGACCAAAAAATTGGGATAGGATAGTGCAGTTTGTAAACTATTGGCCAAAAGAGTTTCCCTTGGCAATGGAGTTTCGGCACACAGATTGGTTTACAGATGAAAAAGTGGCTCAAGAACTGTATCACTTATTGGAAGAGAACAATATTGCCAATGTTTTAGTAGACACCGCAGGCAGACGCGATATTATGCACATGCGATTGACCAATAATGAGGCTTTCATCAGGTATGTGGGTGCCAATCATGCCTCAGATTATAACAGGTTGGATGACTGGGTCAACAAACTAGCTGATTGGAAAGCAAAAGGACTACAAAACATTCATTTTTTCGTTCATCAAAACTTGGAACTGGAATCTCCTTTGTTATCGGCTTATTTCATTGAAAAATTAAATCAAAGACTGGGTTGCGACCTAACAATTCCCAAGACAGCAAAACTGCCTCAGAAGAATTTATTTGATTAG
- a CDS encoding RNA polymerase sigma factor RpoD/SigA — translation MRQLKIIKQVTNRESKSLDKYLQDISKIDLITAQEEVELAQRIRDGDQVALEKLTNANLRFVVSVAKQYQNQGLTLPDLINEGNVGLVKAAKRFDETRGFKFISYAVWWIRQSILQALAEQSRVVRLPLNKIGSINKIKKTFSYLEQAHERPPSPEEIAKELDMTVSEVKQSLKNTGRHVSMDAPLKEGETSSLYDVINSGESPKPDKELMHQSLNTEINRALETLSPREADVVRLYYGIGDQQSMTLEEIGSTFDLTRERVRQIREKAIRKLRHASKSKILKSYLG, via the coding sequence ATGAGGCAGCTTAAAATTATCAAGCAGGTAACCAATAGAGAATCAAAATCCCTAGACAAATACCTTCAAGATATTAGCAAAATAGATTTGATCACTGCCCAAGAAGAAGTAGAACTGGCCCAACGCATAAGGGATGGAGACCAAGTAGCCCTGGAAAAGCTTACCAATGCCAACCTAAGGTTTGTCGTTTCCGTTGCCAAACAATACCAAAATCAAGGTTTGACACTGCCAGATTTAATCAACGAAGGCAATGTTGGTTTGGTAAAGGCCGCCAAACGTTTTGATGAGACCCGTGGATTTAAGTTTATCTCATATGCCGTATGGTGGATCAGGCAGTCCATCCTACAAGCATTGGCTGAGCAATCTAGGGTTGTGCGACTTCCACTTAACAAAATAGGTTCGATCAATAAGATAAAAAAAACATTTTCGTACTTGGAACAGGCCCATGAACGTCCTCCTTCCCCTGAAGAAATTGCCAAAGAATTGGATATGACGGTTTCTGAGGTGAAACAATCGCTAAAGAATACAGGGAGACATGTATCTATGGACGCCCCGCTTAAAGAAGGAGAAACATCCAGTTTGTATGACGTGATCAACTCTGGCGAATCGCCCAAACCCGATAAGGAACTGATGCATCAATCCCTAAACACGGAAATCAACCGTGCTTTGGAAACCCTTTCACCCAGAGAAGCTGATGTTGTACGCCTGTATTATGGAATAGGAGACCAGCAGTCCATGACCCTAGAAGAGATTGGAAGCACTTTTGACCTAACACGGGAACGTGTAAGGCAGATACGGGAAAAAGCGATTAGAAAGTTAAGACATGCATCTAAAAGCAAGATTTTGAAATCCTACCTGGGGTGA
- a CDS encoding dipeptidase produces MKYFYLLCSVCLLFSCANKNEKPKETLEEIAKRIHEKVITIDTHNDINVKNFTDSINYTQDLETQITLPKMIEGGLDVTWLIVYTGQDSLNAEGYAKASENAIAKFEAIHRLCETYAPDKIELAMTSNDVRRINNAGKKVAMIGVENAYPIGEDLSKFEEYHKRGARYISLSHNGHSQFCDSNTGEKDSIWLHNGLSDIGIDAVTEMNRLGIMIDVSHPSKESMKQMVAISEAPIIASHSSARALCDHSRNLDDEQLLLLKQNGGVVQTVAFSSYLNTEKHEARAEYMKKIHKQIADSLGINWYERSQFSTLSATQRAEFMENYPKVKKMGTALAKKDENAPPAVNVSDFVDHIDYMVKLIGIDHVGISSDFDGGGGIEAWSDASETFNVTLELVKRNYTEEEISKLWGGNLLRVLDEVQEIAKGVN; encoded by the coding sequence ATGAAGTATTTCTATTTACTGTGCAGTGTCTGCCTATTGTTTTCATGTGCCAACAAAAACGAAAAACCGAAAGAAACCTTGGAAGAAATAGCAAAACGAATTCATGAAAAAGTAATCACTATTGATACCCATAACGATATCAATGTGAAGAATTTTACAGATAGTATCAACTACACCCAAGATCTGGAAACGCAAATAACGTTACCAAAAATGATAGAAGGTGGTTTGGATGTAACCTGGCTGATAGTCTATACCGGGCAGGATTCTCTAAATGCCGAAGGCTACGCAAAGGCATCAGAAAATGCAATTGCCAAGTTTGAAGCCATACATCGGCTTTGCGAAACGTATGCGCCGGACAAAATAGAACTGGCAATGACATCCAATGATGTTAGGCGAATTAATAACGCTGGCAAGAAAGTGGCTATGATCGGTGTGGAAAATGCATACCCTATAGGTGAAGACTTATCAAAATTTGAAGAATACCACAAACGAGGAGCACGATACATTTCATTGTCACATAATGGACATAGTCAATTCTGTGATTCCAATACAGGCGAAAAAGATAGTATTTGGTTACATAATGGTTTAAGTGATATTGGTATAGATGCTGTAACAGAGATGAATAGACTTGGAATAATGATAGATGTTTCGCACCCGTCCAAAGAATCCATGAAGCAGATGGTGGCAATTTCCGAAGCTCCTATCATAGCCTCACATTCATCGGCGAGAGCACTGTGCGACCACAGTAGAAATTTAGACGACGAACAACTTTTATTGCTCAAACAGAATGGCGGGGTAGTTCAAACAGTGGCATTTAGTTCGTATTTAAACACAGAAAAGCATGAGGCAAGAGCAGAATACATGAAAAAAATCCATAAACAGATTGCTGATTCCCTGGGTATTAACTGGTACGAACGCTCCCAATTTTCAACATTGTCAGCTACACAACGTGCCGAATTCATGGAGAATTACCCAAAGGTCAAGAAAATGGGGACAGCGTTAGCAAAAAAAGATGAAAATGCTCCTCCAGCGGTAAACGTTTCGGACTTTGTGGACCATATTGATTATATGGTTAAGCTCATTGGAATTGACCATGTAGGAATTAGCTCAGATTTTGATGGCGGCGGCGGTATTGAAGCATGGTCAGATGCATCTGAAACCTTTAACGTAACGCTAGAGCTTGTAAAAAGAAACTATACGGAAGAAGAAATTAGCAAACTTTGGGGCGGAAATTTACTGCGTGTCTTGGACGAGGTACAGGAAATTGCCAAAGGGGTAAACTAA
- a CDS encoding transglutaminase family protein — protein MTYLEPTYYFDFENKSVQDLISEFKTDTWSDKEKAIGIYTKVRDHWKYDPYSISLSKDKYKSSHIAQKQSGNCVEKSILLIACLRVLGIPARLHLGKVKNHIAVERLTEKFGSNELTPHGMVNVYLDAKWLKMSPAFNKSLCKKLNVEPLEFDGENHSFLQQYDSKGTRFMEYLDDYGYFDDVPFDFMVENIKKHYPDIFDTNEKITEFKL, from the coding sequence ATGACATATTTGGAACCCACATATTACTTCGATTTTGAAAACAAATCAGTTCAAGACCTGATTTCCGAATTTAAAACTGATACGTGGTCCGATAAAGAAAAGGCAATTGGAATTTACACCAAAGTACGTGATCATTGGAAATATGACCCTTACAGCATAAGTCTTTCAAAAGACAAGTATAAGTCAAGTCATATTGCGCAAAAACAGTCTGGAAATTGTGTGGAAAAATCAATATTGCTAATTGCTTGCCTTCGTGTTTTGGGAATACCTGCAAGATTACATTTGGGAAAAGTCAAAAATCATATAGCTGTTGAAAGATTAACCGAAAAATTTGGTTCCAATGAATTGACGCCCCACGGAATGGTCAACGTCTATCTAGATGCGAAGTGGTTGAAAATGTCGCCAGCATTCAATAAATCACTGTGTAAGAAACTGAATGTTGAACCATTGGAATTTGATGGGGAAAACCATTCGTTTTTGCAACAATACGATAGCAAGGGAACCCGATTTATGGAATACTTGGACGATTATGGGTATTTTGATGATGTCCCTTTTGATTTCATGGTCGAGAATATTAAAAAACACTATCCTGATATCTTTGATACGAATGAAAAAATAACGGAGTTTAAATTGTGA
- a CDS encoding DEAD/DEAH box helicase: MEHLISRFPLEIERTASKKTLYDYQEEDLKKIFKHIDELPAGTNILYQLPTGGGKTVVFSEITRKYIQDTGKKVMVLTHRIELSRQTSKMLHGFGVANKIINSEVKELQDQDDYMCFVAMVETLNNRLQEEKVTINNVGLVIIDEAHYNSFRKLFKYFEGATILGVTATPLSSNIKLPMKDHYKHLIIGESIKSLIAKRFLAKANLYSYDVSLKTLKLGINGDYTVKSSDELYGNHSMLGKLVSAYEEIAKGTKTLIFNNGINTSLYVYETFRKAGYNIRHLDNKNTASERSEILEWFANTPDAILTSVSILTTGFDEPSVQSIILNRATRSLTLYFQMIGRGSRVLPNKDEFSVIDMGNNLARFGPWDDPLDWQEIFHFPDFYLENIKNDEEIERDFVYEMPAELKAKFSKSENISFNIKEEYKKIFAQGKKSKLVLEMSIEQHAQICVENSEDVFDARILAKELKEEIAYRVRQYSYCIMNNTKNYKEWLEEDYERKLRSSISKKFAAML, from the coding sequence TTGGAACATTTAATATCCCGTTTTCCTTTGGAGATAGAAAGAACAGCTAGCAAAAAAACATTATACGATTACCAAGAAGAAGACCTTAAAAAAATCTTCAAGCACATTGATGAGCTACCGGCAGGTACAAATATCTTGTACCAGTTGCCGACAGGCGGTGGAAAGACGGTAGTTTTCTCAGAAATAACCCGTAAATATATTCAGGATACGGGTAAGAAGGTGATGGTACTTACCCACAGGATTGAATTGAGCAGACAGACATCTAAAATGCTTCACGGTTTTGGTGTTGCCAATAAAATCATTAACAGTGAGGTAAAAGAGCTTCAGGACCAAGATGATTATATGTGTTTTGTTGCAATGGTGGAAACCTTGAACAATAGACTTCAAGAAGAAAAGGTTACCATAAACAATGTTGGACTGGTCATTATTGATGAAGCACATTACAATTCCTTCAGAAAATTGTTCAAATATTTTGAAGGGGCCACGATTCTTGGGGTGACAGCAACCCCCTTAAGTTCCAACATAAAACTCCCTATGAAGGATCATTACAAACATTTGATCATTGGGGAGTCCATCAAATCTTTGATAGCGAAACGTTTTTTGGCCAAGGCGAACCTTTACAGCTATGATGTAAGCCTTAAAACACTGAAATTGGGCATCAATGGTGACTATACGGTAAAATCGTCCGATGAACTCTATGGCAACCACAGTATGTTGGGCAAACTGGTCTCTGCCTATGAGGAGATAGCAAAAGGTACCAAAACGCTTATTTTCAATAATGGGATAAATACATCGCTGTATGTTTACGAGACCTTTAGAAAGGCGGGTTACAACATACGGCATTTAGATAATAAGAATACCGCATCAGAACGAAGCGAAATATTGGAATGGTTTGCAAACACGCCAGATGCCATACTTACTTCTGTGAGTATCTTGACCACAGGTTTTGATGAACCCAGTGTACAGTCCATCATTCTTAACCGTGCCACTAGGTCACTTACGCTATATTTTCAAATGATTGGGAGGGGGTCACGTGTTCTGCCCAATAAAGATGAGTTCTCGGTCATCGATATGGGAAACAACCTTGCCAGATTTGGCCCTTGGGACGACCCTTTGGATTGGCAGGAAATCTTCCATTTCCCCGACTTCTATTTGGAGAACATCAAAAATGATGAGGAAATAGAGCGCGATTTTGTGTATGAAATGCCGGCAGAACTCAAAGCGAAGTTCAGTAAATCAGAAAATATTTCTTTCAACATTAAAGAAGAGTACAAGAAAATCTTCGCACAGGGTAAAAAGTCCAAATTGGTTTTGGAGATGAGCATTGAGCAACATGCACAGATCTGTGTGGAAAATAGTGAGGATGTGTTTGATGCCCGTATCTTGGCAAAGGAACTTAAAGAGGAAATTGCTTATCGGGTTCGTCAATATTCGTACTGTATCATGAACAACACCAAAAATTACAAAGAGTGGTTAGAAGAAGATTATGAACGTAAATTGCGTTCCAGTATTTCCAAAAAATTTGCTGCTATGCTATAA
- a CDS encoding Crp/Fnr family transcriptional regulator, whose product MNEQVKNIVDGVFSISQKSFCKIDGLLTLETFKKGEIFIQNTKHNEKEYFLLDGVCKSYLVNPDGDEITISLFTENTILSPQSIRTSKNISNLNFKAITDITLASMNAEAFENLRIANREIRNFGNAVLQNELISKVEKEIGLASLTAKERLIRFRKKHPLLENRIPHTDIASYLGITTISLSRLRKELSR is encoded by the coding sequence GTGAACGAGCAAGTAAAAAACATCGTAGATGGGGTTTTTTCAATATCCCAAAAATCATTTTGTAAGATTGACGGTTTACTCACGCTTGAAACCTTTAAAAAAGGAGAGATATTTATTCAAAATACCAAACACAATGAAAAGGAATATTTCCTGTTAGATGGAGTTTGCAAAAGCTATTTAGTCAATCCGGATGGTGACGAAATTACCATATCCCTATTTACTGAAAATACCATTTTATCCCCTCAGTCCATTAGGACTTCAAAAAATATTTCCAACCTAAATTTCAAAGCGATAACTGATATAACATTAGCATCGATGAATGCCGAAGCATTTGAAAATTTAAGAATAGCGAATAGAGAAATTCGCAACTTCGGAAACGCCGTTCTTCAAAATGAGCTTATATCAAAAGTTGAAAAAGAAATTGGTCTAGCCTCTTTAACGGCAAAAGAAAGATTGATACGATTCCGCAAAAAACACCCACTTTTGGAAAACCGTATTCCACATACCGATATTGCATCATACCTAGGAATTACAACTATCTCTTTAAGTAGACTTCGCAAAGAGTTGTCCCGCTGA
- a CDS encoding DUF2938 domain-containing protein, with protein sequence MNLILQTILIGIGATLFMDLYALLLKIFGIKSLDYRFLGRWIGHFTKGHFRHNHIMKSSAMPYELSVGWTAHYLIGITFALLLVFAFGKKWLENPTVLPALCIGIITIIAPFFLMQPAFGFGVAGSNLPDPNKARLMSFITHSVFGLGLYLSAIILKQIIERFA encoded by the coding sequence ATGAATTTAATCTTACAGACAATCTTAATAGGTATTGGAGCTACCCTTTTTATGGACCTGTATGCTTTGTTATTAAAAATCTTCGGTATAAAATCGCTTGACTATAGATTTTTAGGCCGGTGGATAGGGCATTTCACAAAAGGGCATTTTCGTCATAACCATATCATGAAATCCTCAGCTATGCCTTATGAACTGTCAGTTGGGTGGACTGCCCACTATCTCATTGGAATCACGTTCGCACTTTTATTGGTTTTTGCTTTTGGGAAAAAATGGTTGGAAAATCCAACCGTACTACCTGCTTTGTGTATTGGCATTATAACTATTATTGCTCCTTTTTTTCTAATGCAACCTGCTTTTGGTTTTGGTGTTGCAGGCTCAAATTTACCAGACCCGAACAAAGCCAGGCTTATGAGCTTTATAACTCATTCGGTATTTGGACTGGGTTTATACCTAAGTGCTATAATTCTAAAGCAAATAATAGAGAGATTTGCTTAG
- a CDS encoding glycosyltransferase, which yields MGKTVFIIGYVWPEPATTAAGHRMLQLILFFKTNGYTVVFGTTATKTEHSLDLDTLEVETVSLKLNHSSFDTYVQDLHPTMVIFDRFMVEEQFGWRVAEFVPSAIRTLNTEDLHSLRTARAECVKKGQEFTLQQWKSHPKTMREVASIYRSDCTLLISSYEVEILESRLQLPANLLFHLPFLLEKNLEADITRWPNFENRKDFVCIGNGKHAPNVDSIVVLKNNIWPLITKVLPDAKLHIHGAYLSQQVLEMHNPKEGFYVKGWARDLKKVVQNHRILLAPLQFGAGIKGKLIDAMTNGTPSITTSVGAEGMHENMPWNGTITDDWETFAKAAITLYSDEKKWLQAQRSGVSIINQLYDKDIWEGKLMTHLETLQSELCSHRNNNFIGKLLQQQTMASTKYMAKWIEAKNNK from the coding sequence ATGGGGAAGACTGTATTTATAATTGGTTACGTTTGGCCTGAGCCTGCCACAACAGCTGCGGGCCATCGTATGTTGCAATTGATATTATTTTTTAAAACCAACGGTTATACTGTTGTTTTTGGGACAACAGCAACTAAGACAGAGCATAGCCTTGATTTAGATACTTTGGAAGTAGAAACAGTTTCCTTAAAACTGAATCATTCCAGTTTTGACACGTATGTACAGGATTTACATCCTACCATGGTAATTTTTGACCGATTTATGGTCGAAGAACAGTTTGGTTGGCGTGTTGCAGAATTTGTTCCCAGTGCAATTAGAACACTGAATACGGAAGATTTACATTCCTTAAGAACGGCTAGAGCGGAATGCGTTAAGAAAGGGCAGGAGTTTACCTTGCAGCAATGGAAAAGCCACCCAAAAACAATGCGTGAAGTCGCCAGTATCTACCGTTCTGATTGTACGCTGTTAATTTCTTCCTACGAAGTTGAAATCTTGGAGAGCAGATTACAGCTTCCAGCAAACTTACTTTTCCACCTTCCATTTCTTTTGGAAAAAAACTTAGAAGCAGACATAACAAGGTGGCCCAATTTTGAAAATCGTAAAGATTTTGTTTGTATTGGCAATGGTAAACACGCTCCTAATGTAGATTCGATTGTTGTATTAAAAAACAATATTTGGCCCTTAATCACGAAAGTTTTGCCAGATGCAAAGCTACATATACACGGAGCTTACCTTTCGCAGCAGGTTTTGGAAATGCACAACCCAAAAGAAGGGTTTTATGTAAAGGGCTGGGCAAGGGATTTAAAAAAGGTAGTGCAAAATCACCGTATACTACTGGCGCCGCTTCAGTTTGGTGCAGGAATCAAAGGAAAGCTAATAGATGCGATGACGAATGGCACTCCTAGTATCACTACAAGTGTTGGGGCAGAAGGGATGCATGAAAATATGCCGTGGAACGGAACTATTACTGATGATTGGGAAACATTTGCAAAAGCTGCCATTACACTTTATAGTGATGAAAAAAAATGGCTGCAAGCTCAACGAAGCGGAGTATCCATAATAAACCAATTATACGATAAGGATATTTGGGAAGGCAAGTTGATGACCCATCTTGAAACACTTCAAAGTGAATTGTGTTCGCATCGAAACAATAATTTTATAGGAAAACTTTTGCAACAGCAAACCATGGCAAGTACTAAGTACATGGCAAAGTGGATTGAAGCAAAAAACAATAAATGA